One segment of Neobacillus endophyticus DNA contains the following:
- a CDS encoding kinase, which translates to MLNNNILSIFTQIPKVEIGHRVVLGIDGLSRSGKTTFVKEIGKLLETKEIPVCIFHIDDYIVERKRRYNTRFDEWYEYYYLQWDVRYLTDSLFKKLKIDSEMHLLKYDPDSDAQYEQVVELPVTCLIIVEGVFLQRKEWRPYYDFMIYLDCSREKRFQRESEATQNHLEKFENRYWKAEDYYMDTELPMTRADVIMNND; encoded by the coding sequence TTGTTGAATAATAATATTCTTTCTATTTTTACACAAATCCCTAAAGTTGAAATAGGCCATCGGGTCGTTCTTGGAATAGACGGTTTAAGCCGCTCAGGGAAAACAACGTTCGTTAAAGAGATTGGCAAACTTTTAGAGACAAAAGAAATCCCGGTTTGTATATTTCATATCGATGATTACATAGTAGAGAGAAAAAGAAGATACAATACAAGATTTGATGAGTGGTATGAATATTACTATTTACAATGGGATGTGAGGTATTTAACAGATTCCTTGTTTAAAAAATTAAAAATTGACTCGGAAATGCACCTGCTTAAGTATGATCCTGATTCAGATGCCCAATATGAACAGGTGGTAGAGCTACCTGTTACTTGTCTCATTATCGTAGAAGGGGTATTTCTTCAAAGAAAAGAGTGGAGGCCTTACTATGATTTTATGATTTACTTGGACTGCTCAAGAGAGAAGAGGTTTCAGAGAGAAAGTGAAGCGACTCAAAATCATCTGGAGAAGTTTGAGAATCGATATTGGAAGGCCGAGGATTATTATATGGATACTGAACTTCCGATGACACGTGCAGATGTGATTATGAATAATGATTAA